The following is a genomic window from Aquila chrysaetos chrysaetos chromosome 2, bAquChr1.4, whole genome shotgun sequence.
ttctgttcactattgatttgcatttaaattctaAATCTTCGGGGTCAGAAAATCTAGAAGTGGTTTTAAATGGATGATGCgtttttaatgtttcttctctccctccaaAGAACAGCAATAGTAGTAGATTTAACAATACCATAGACTCATGACTATGAAATCGTGGCTATTTGTGTTAACATGTTGTTCCTGTTGTTGATGTGATACAAAGCTCCTGCAAAACAGCTGGCACAGTCCAGTGCACTGGCTTCCCTCACTGGACTCGGTAAGTATGTTCCTTATTTTTGAGAGGGCTTAAAGGGGGAGTTTCACTCTTGCCTTGCGTTTCtagaaattgcattttgaaattagattttaattGCCCAGGAGTATGGGTCACTTTCCGATAACATTATCATTATCAGCACCTTTGTTCCACAGGTGATCCTACTGATAATAAGTGGGATGGTTTTTGGAGTAAAGGACTAGTCAGTGTATGAGAATCTTGCcctaattttgaaaatacataaaaaatttaGATAAATTTACTTTTCGAAGTATGATTGTTTCAGAAGCACACTGCAGTCTTCAGAGAGAGGAatactgttttgtatttttctcctattttgaTCCATCCAAACAAGAAGGGAAACTTGATAGAAGAGTAAAGTGAAAGTCtataaacaaaaatactatGATCTctggaattattattttattgaaaagctACATAAGCACAGAGGCTCCCATATCATATATTACCAGaaacaacacaggaaaaagagattGAAATTCCAGCTTGAgacacaagaggaaaagatCTTTCCTAACATGCTTTTCATCACCTAAACCATACTACAGCAGTGTCAGTGATCAGTTATGTGTGAGTTACGTGGAATTCCGATGAATTAGATTGAATGTTATCATCACAAGTATTcacatgttttaaaactaaCTCAATAAAGTTCGCAAGAACCTCAGactgaaagaaagtaaaataccTCCATGTCAGATGTTTAAATTGACTTTATCTTTCTTATCAGTCCAGTAGTTATTAATATCTCTAGGGGAGAAGAAAGTCCATTTCTGTTCCATCTCTGTACCTGTCAAAGTGCAGTGTTTTCTAGATCAATATAGAAAAATTGATATGGCATTCAGAATTTCTGTAGCCTTGGACTACGGAGGCGGCTGAAGTCATTTCAGAGATGTCTTCTGGGAAAGGTCCCAGGCATTTTCTGTCTGGTTGCTGATACAGAGGCAGGCACTGTTACGATCTCTGCAGGCAGCTTTTTTGCCCTTCCATACAATGGAAAAAGTACCGTGATCACAGTGGTTGCTTGCTGAAAATAGACAAGCTGTTCCAGAAGGAGTAGAACCAGACAGTGAGCATCAATGCAGATATGGGGGCCTTGATCACACCAGTCAAACAACATAAAGTGACTTCTTCAGAGAAGAGGAAGTGAAGGAAGGGCAATGTTACGCTCCTCTTTGCCCCACAGAAATATTAAGAACAAAGCTTAATCTTTCCTCGTGATAGACTGGACTTTATGCACGCAGGTGGACTGGGTGGTTATGGATCAGGAGACAGTGAAGATGAGAGGAGTGACAGAGGCTCTGAATCATCTGATACTGATGATGAGGAATTACGACACAGAATCAGGCAAAAACAGGAAgcattttggagaaaagagagagaacagcaaCTACTACTAGAAAAACAGCTAGAAGGTAAATCATATAATGTCTTCTTACTATGCTGCTCTATATGGAGTTTACTACTTAGTATATGTAAATTGGTAggagagaaaatgcattttagaccaaaaaaatgttgaagccaaatttagaaatgttcttgaattaaaaagttttaataaaaaagacatttgagcTACTGAATCAAAATGGggcttgcttgttttctttctaataaaaaaaaaatccatggagTGTTTTCCATAAACCATTCTACTTCAGTGTTAAAAGAGCAGACATGGtgcatatatatctatatgcTATAGATATTGTACTATATAAATAATAGTATcactttataaaaatgcatgtgggtgtataatgtatttttgaaaaattattagtaTCTCAGTTGTGACTAGGGGATAAATTTCACCTGTCTGCACCAGACAGCAGTTTATATAAACTTGATTCCTTAAAGTTGTATACTCTAAGTATATGAAGGACGTTTCATGTCATCtgaaaaacttgcttttctgttacaTAATTTCGAGCAGTGCACCTTTCAGAATGTACAGTGGGAGGCTGCACTTTCTTTGGActtgctgttttcagttgtaGTTGAGGTTTGTTTCCATATGCTGCATCTTCATAACTGGGTTTTTATACCTAAGACTGGGGAAAGATTACTCAACCCAGTCAGTTCACACTTAGCCTCTGAGAAGGTGGCAggtttgatattaaaaaaaaaaaaaaaaaaggaaaaaaaaaaaggaaaaaaaaaaggaaaaaaatctgtgatttatttctgcttctccatACAAGGTAAGGTTTGTCCTTTTGTACCAATAATGTAGGTCAAAGGGTATCACAGTAGTCACCTTGCACTGCTGAAGAGCAGTCTAGATCAACAGATGAATACAATGGTAAGAAGTCGTGATCTAAGTTCATAAGCTGgacttaatttattgccaatcaaaccagagtagggtaatgagaaataaaaccaaatcttaaaacaccttccctccacccctcccttcttcctgggcacagcttcacttccgaattctctacctaccaCCCACCAGCGGTGCAGGCAGACAGGGAATGGaggttacagtcagttcatcacacgttgtctctgccgcttcatcctcttcaggagcaggactcctcacacgcttcccctgctccagcgtggggttcctcccacgggagacagtcctccacgaacttctccaatgtgggtccttcccatgggctgcagttcttcacaaactgctccagtgtgggtcccttccatgggctgcagtcctttaggcccagactgctccagcgtgggtcccccgcagggtcacgagtcctgccagcaaacctgctccagcgtgggctcctctcgCCACAGGggcacaggtcctgccaggagcctgctccagcgcgggctttcccatggagtcctggccatctttgggggtatccacctgctccagtgtggggtcctccaaGGGCTACAGGTGGGCATCTtctccaccatggacctccctgggctgcagggggacagcctgcctcaccatggtcttccccacgggctgcaggggaatctctgctccggcgcctggagcacctcctcccctccttctgcaccgacctgggggtctgcggggctggtgctctcacatgttctcactcttctctctggctgcagtttctgtgccacagcaactttttccccttcttaaatctgttctcccagaggcactaccaccgtcactgatgggctcggccttggccagtggcgggtccatcttggagccggctggcattggctctgtcagacatgcagaagcttccagcagcttttcacagaaaccacccctgtagccccctcactaccaaaaccttgacACGCAGACCCAATACACACTGAAACATGAAATAACATCAAGGACTTCTAAAAGTGTCTGGGTTGTATGCTTTTTCTAAATCAGGAGGACAACTTTTCCagaattataaaagaaaataacaagttGTTTGGTAGGTAGTTGGTATGATGGCAGACAGTGTATTAATTATAAGTATTATGAAAAGTGCTTGGAAATTTGGTTTTGCCAAAGGTAACAGTGTGGAAATTGTTGACCTATTACTCCAAatgaattgcatttttctttcgtatactttttttttcagaagaaaagctacaaaatgaaaaagtttcaaAAGAGATGAATGAATTTATcaacaaagagcaaaacagtaACTCAGCATcacaggaagcaaaagaaattgaagCAGATATGgttcatgaaaagaaaagatctCCAAATGCAATCGCACCTGATATAGAACTCAAAAAAGAGGGTAAAGAGAGGACAGGAAGGAGTGGGTCAAGAAGCTCTAGCAGTGGTAGCACTAGCAGCAATAGCAGAAGCAGTAGCAGTAGCAGCACTGTATCTAGTTCATCCTATAGCACTAGCTCAGGTAGTAGTCGCAGCTCTTCACGTTCTTCCTCTcctaaaaggaagaagagacacAGTCGCAGCAGGACGCCTTCACATAAAGTTAGGCGCAGTAGGAGCAGGAGTTACTCCCACAGAAATAGGAGAGAGAGGAGTAGGAGCAGGGAGAAGataagggaaaggagaagatcTAGTAGGAATCGCAGTGCTGAAAGAGGGGAGAGGCGAAGAAATCGGAGTCCTTCAAGAGAGAGAAGCTGGGATAGACGTAGAAGTAGTAGCCGTTCAAGAGACAGGCGAGCTAACCGTGCAAGCCGCAGCAGAAGCAGGGATAGACGTAAAACTGAAGACCAGCGTAGAAGCCCTACTGGAAATAGGCACAAACATAAAAGTGAGGGTAAAGatcaagaaaggaagaaggagcagggcGGAGGTGtagataaagacagaaaaaagaacagagaaagggagagagatcaggaaaaaagaaaagataagcccaaaaaagaggaaaaagaaagtaaggctGGGAATCATGACGACGGtagattaaagagaaaaagagacagcGAAAGAACTTTCTCTCGCAGTGATTCAATATGTGTGAAAATAATAAGACAGGATTCCagacaagaaagcaaaaaaatttctaCCAAAGATAGCAAAAAACGGTCAGGCTCTGAATCTAGTGCAAGGAGTAGTTCTGAATCACCAGGaagcagtaaagaaaagaaggcTAAGAAATCGAAGCATATTCGGTCATGCTCCATGGAGAAATCTCAAAGGTCTGGTAAGAAGGCAAGCCGCAAACACAAGTCTAAGTCACGATCAAGGTAGTATACTTTTTAAGTATCttgtctgactttttttttttttattttttgatattCGTCTTCATGTGTACGGcatatgaaattttttttaataaagtatgGTATTCATTAAATTTTTTGTCTTAGGCAAAAGTAACTGt
Proteins encoded in this region:
- the PNISR gene encoding arginine/serine-rich protein PNISR isoform X1 — its product is MWDQGGQPWQQWPLNQQQWMQSFQHQQDPSQIDWAALAQAWIAQREASGQQSVVEQQGMMPNGQDISGIESGPNNHNNFQGDPNFNRMWQPEWGMPHQPPHPPPDQQWMAPTPGQMEIVPPSEDSNSQDSGEFAPDNRHIFNQNNHNFGGPPDNFAMGPVNQFDYQHGAAFGPPQGGFHPPYWQPGPPGPPGPPAPPAPPQNRRERPSFRDRQRSPIAMPVKQEPPQIDAVKRRTLPAWIREGLEKMEREKQKKLEKERMEQQRSQMSKKEKKESEEAEEGDGPRLPQKSKFDSDEEDEDAENTEAVSVGKISRSPSPAPQEEQSEPEMTEEEKEYQMMMLTKMLLTEILLDVTNEEIYYVAKDVHRKATKAPAKQLAQSSALASLTGLGGLGGYGSGDSEDERSDRGSESSDTDDEELRHRIRQKQEAFWRKEREQQLLLEKQLEEEKLQNEKVSKEMNEFINKEQNSNSASQEAKEIEADMVHEKKRSPNAIAPDIELKKEGKERTGRSGSRSSSSGSTSSNSRSSSSSSTVSSSSYSTSSGSSRSSSRSSSPKRKKRHSRSRTPSHKVRRSRSRSYSHRNRRERSRSREKIRERRRSSRNRSAERGERRRNRSPSRERSWDRRRSSSRSRDRRANRASRSRSRDRRKTEDQRRSPTGNRHKHKSEGKDQERKKEQGGGVDKDRKKNRERERDQEKRKDKPKKEEKESKAGNHDDGRLKRKRDSERTFSRSDSICVKIIRQDSRQESKKISTKDSKKRSGSESSARSSSESPGSSKEKKAKKSKHIRSCSMEKSQRSGKKASRKHKSKSRSRSTTPLRRKR
- the PNISR gene encoding arginine/serine-rich protein PNISR isoform X2, producing MWDQGGQPWQQWPLNQQQWMQSFQHQQDPSQIDWAALAQAWIAQREASGQQSVVEQQGMMPNGQDISGIESGPNNHNNFQGDPNFNRMWQPEWGMPHQPPHPPPDQQWMAPTPGQMEIVPPSEDSNSQDSGEFAPDNRHIFNQNNHNFGGPPDNFAMGPVNQFDYQHGAAFGPPQGGFHPPYWQPGPPGPPGPPAPPAPPQNRRERPSFRDRQRSPIAMPVKQEPPQIDAVKRRTLPAWIREGLEKMEREKQKKLEKERMEQQRSQMSKKEKKESEEAEEGDGPRLPQKSKFDSDEEDEDAENTEAVSVGKISRSPSPAPQEEQSEPEMTEEEKEYQMMMLTKMLLTEILLDVTNEEIYYVAKDVHRKATKAPAKQLAQSSALASLTGLGGLGGYGSGDSEDERSDRGSESSDTDDEELRHRIRQKQEAFWRKEREQQLLLEKQLEEKLQNEKVSKEMNEFINKEQNSNSASQEAKEIEADMVHEKKRSPNAIAPDIELKKEGKERTGRSGSRSSSSGSTSSNSRSSSSSSTVSSSSYSTSSGSSRSSSRSSSPKRKKRHSRSRTPSHKVRRSRSRSYSHRNRRERSRSREKIRERRRSSRNRSAERGERRRNRSPSRERSWDRRRSSSRSRDRRANRASRSRSRDRRKTEDQRRSPTGNRHKHKSEGKDQERKKEQGGGVDKDRKKNRERERDQEKRKDKPKKEEKESKAGNHDDGRLKRKRDSERTFSRSDSICVKIIRQDSRQESKKISTKDSKKRSGSESSARSSSESPGSSKEKKAKKSKHIRSCSMEKSQRSGKKASRKHKSKSRSRSTTPLRRKR